The region CCTGCACGGGCACGACCGTCGGCCGCGAGTAGCCGATGCCCGAATGCGCAGTGCCGTGCTTGCGCGCAGGCGGCGTGTATTCGAGGTCCTGCAGATCGTTCGGCAGGATCACCGCGGTGACGCAGCGCTCGGACAACGCGACGCGCACTGCGCGATCGATCAGGTGACGCACCTGCGCCGGCACACTGGCCTGCTGCACGAACGAGCCGGCGACGTCCTTGAACATCGACAGAAGATCGAGTTCCTGCTGGTAATGCGCGCCGAGCGCCGCGCGCGCCTGCTGCCCGACGATCGCGAGCACCGGCATGTGATCCATCCGCGCGTCGTAGAGCCCCGTCAGCAGATGCGACGCACCCGGCCCCGACGTCGCGAGGCAGACGCCCAGCTCGCCGGTAAATTTGGCGTGCGCGCTCGCCATGAACGCCGCCATTTCCTCATGACGGGCCTGCACGAATTCGATCTTGCCCTCCGCACGATTCAGCGCACCGAGCACGCCGTTGATGCCGTCGCCCGGGTAGCCGAACATGCGCCGGATACCCCACTGATGCAGTCTCTCGACGACGAAGTCGCCTACGGTGGTCGCCATGTCTTTACTCCTGCGGGATGGATGAACGTGATGAACGCGATCAGCACAGCAATCGCCGCGCCCGGGAATGCGCGTGCGGTTACGGTGGGATTGCGGTCGGATTACAGTCGGATCGGTCCGGTAAACCTGCGGTACGTCGCTTGCTTGAATGGAACGCAGCGCGGTTGACGACTGTTGTCCTGGCCGTTGCGCTTCTGTTCGTTGCTCCCTTCCCCGGACATTGCGACGATGACCCGTTCTTCGTTATCCGAATCGACGATCACCCGTGTCGGCGCGGACGCGTTCACGATCCCGACCGACGCGCCCGAAGCCGACGGCACGTTCGCATGGCACGCGACGACGCTCGTCGTCGTGGAAATCGACGCGGGCGGCGCGACCGGTCTCGGCTACACGTATACGGATGCGTGCGTCGCGAACCTGATCCGCGCGACGCTCGCGCCGTTGCTGATCGGCGAGGATCCGGCCGGCATCGCGGCGCTCATGCGTCGGCTACAGCAGCACGTTCGCAATCTCGGCCGCGACGGGCTCGTCGCCACCGCGTTATCGGCACTCGATTGCGCGCTGTGGGATCTGCATGCGAAGCGTCTCGGCGTGCCGCTCGCGACGCTGCTCGGCCGCGCGCGCACGCAGGTGCCGATCTACGGCAGCGGTGGCTTCACAACCTACAGCGACAGCCGGATGCAGACGCAGCTCGCGGGATGGGTCGAGCAGGACGGCTGCCAGTGGGTCAAGATCAAGATCGGCAGCGAACCTGCGCGCGATCCCGCAAGGGTTCACGCGGCGCGTGCGGCGATCGGCTCGCATGGGTTGTTCGTCGATGCGAACGGCGCGTTCGATGCGAAGACCGCGTTGTGCTATGCAGAGGTCTTCGCAGCCGATGGAGTGGAATGGTTCGAGGAGCCGGTATCGTCGGACGATCTCGCCGGCCTGCATGCCGTGCGCCGCCGCGCGCCTGCGGGCATGCAGATCACGGCCGGCGAATACGGTTATAGCGCCGACTACTTCCGCCGCATGCTCGATGCGCAGGCCGTCGATGTACTGCAGGCCGACGCGAGCCGCTGTGGCGGCATCAGTGGCTTTCTGCAGGTCGCGCAGCTGTGCGACGCCGCGCACATTCCGCTATCGGCGCACTGCGCGCCCGCGCTGCATCTTCATGCGGCTACCGCCGCGCGCAGCCTCGTGCATCAGGAGTGGTTCCACGATCATGTGCGGATCGAGTCGATGCTGTTCGACGGCGCACCGCATCCGCGCGACGGCGCAATCGCGCCGGATCTGTCGCGCCCCGGCTGCGGGCTTGAGTTCAAACGCGCCGACGCGCAGCGCTATGCGGTCACGAGCGGAGGATGACGATGACGCGGCCACCGTTGTTACTGATCGGCGCACTGTGCGCGTTGTCCGGCGCGACAGCGGTTGCCGCGCGAA is a window of Paraburkholderia flava DNA encoding:
- a CDS encoding enolase C-terminal domain-like protein — its product is MTRSSLSESTITRVGADAFTIPTDAPEADGTFAWHATTLVVVEIDAGGATGLGYTYTDACVANLIRATLAPLLIGEDPAGIAALMRRLQQHVRNLGRDGLVATALSALDCALWDLHAKRLGVPLATLLGRARTQVPIYGSGGFTTYSDSRMQTQLAGWVEQDGCQWVKIKIGSEPARDPARVHAARAAIGSHGLFVDANGAFDAKTALCYAEVFAADGVEWFEEPVSSDDLAGLHAVRRRAPAGMQITAGEYGYSADYFRRMLDAQAVDVLQADASRCGGISGFLQVAQLCDAAHIPLSAHCAPALHLHAATAARSLVHQEWFHDHVRIESMLFDGAPHPRDGAIAPDLSRPGCGLEFKRADAQRYAVTSGG